In one Lolium rigidum isolate FL_2022 chromosome 3, APGP_CSIRO_Lrig_0.1, whole genome shotgun sequence genomic region, the following are encoded:
- the LOC124698194 gene encoding uncharacterized protein LOC124698194: MALGDDSPASYIRMVHHLIEKCMTFGMNMEECMEALSKRADVQPVVTSTVWKELEKENRDFFDRYKQLRAERDGRSSSSSS, from the exons ATGGCGCTCGGAGACGACTCGCCGGCTTCCTACATCCGCATG GTGCACCACCTGATCGAGAAGTGCATGACGTTCGGTATGAACATGGAGGAGTGCATGGAGGCGCTCTCCAAGCGCGCCGACGTGCAGCCCGTCGTCACGTCTACGGTGTGGAAGGAGCTGGAGAAGGAGAACAGGGACTTCTTCGACAGGTACAAGCAGCTGAGAGCGGAGAGGGACGgccgaagcagcagcagcagctcctag